Proteins from one bacterium genomic window:
- a CDS encoding branched-chain amino acid ABC transporter permease, whose amino-acid sequence MSTIVLLGITGLGLGGLYFLMASGLSLTYGLLRVLNFAHGVFLTAGAYTAWLIVSRMGGTGPTRFAVAVLGALVVGAAIAAAVEVTLIRPLYRRHIEQVLATVGVALALGALAQGIFGADPRPVPVPPWMQGVTSVLGAAVPNSRLVTIAAGAVVLGALGAFLRLTRWGLIVRAGVENREMVQALGIDVQRAFTLVFALGGVAAALGGVLSDGYFGTVDPARGTAMLIYAFVVVVIGGLGSIAGSAIAAVLVGLIQQFANYYGSVWWSFPSSGDLAVVLLLVAVLLVRPRGLAGGV is encoded by the coding sequence ATGAGCACGATTGTGCTCCTCGGTATCACGGGCCTGGGATTGGGGGGCCTCTATTTCTTGATGGCGTCGGGATTATCGCTCACGTACGGCCTGCTGCGCGTCCTCAACTTCGCCCACGGCGTCTTTCTCACGGCTGGCGCGTACACGGCGTGGCTGATCGTGTCACGCATGGGCGGAACCGGGCCGACGCGCTTCGCGGTGGCGGTGCTCGGAGCGCTCGTGGTCGGCGCCGCGATCGCCGCGGCGGTCGAAGTGACGTTGATTCGGCCCCTGTACCGCCGGCACATCGAGCAGGTGCTCGCGACGGTCGGCGTCGCGCTCGCACTCGGCGCGCTCGCGCAGGGGATCTTCGGCGCGGACCCGCGCCCGGTCCCGGTGCCGCCCTGGATGCAAGGGGTCACGTCGGTGCTGGGCGCCGCCGTGCCGAACAGCCGTCTCGTGACGATCGCCGCGGGCGCAGTGGTCCTCGGGGCCCTCGGCGCGTTCCTGCGCCTGACTCGTTGGGGCCTGATCGTGCGCGCCGGGGTCGAGAACCGAGAGATGGTGCAGGCCCTCGGCATCGACGTGCAGCGCGCGTTCACGCTGGTGTTTGCCCTCGGCGGCGTGGCGGCCGCGCTCGGCGGGGTGCTGAGCGACGGGTACTTCGGCACCGTCGACCCAGCGCGCGGCACCGCGATGCTCATTTACGCGTTCGTCGTCGTCGTCATCGGCGGCCTCGGGTCCATCGCCGGCTCGGCCATCGCCGCCGTCCTGGTCGGGCTGATCCAGCAGTTCGCGAACTACTACGGCTCGGTGTGGTGGAGCTTCCCGTCCAG
- a CDS encoding substrate-binding domain-containing protein, with product MTLNTRAILGAAVGVALLVAAWGQAGPTRAAAAAKTTVRVGMVYSGTGPLAGYGAQYKDGFEVGLAYATGGTGTVNGHKIDVSWNDDAGDPAKAVSEAKDLIGQGVKILAGPVSSAVALQVAPLAAQNKVLLISGPAAADAVTGLNRYTFRSGRQTYQDILTAKSFIGDVGGKKIVVFAQDYAFGQANVAAVRGVLGTAGAQVSQILVPLSANDFTPFALQVKQAKPDLLFVAWAGNTAPAMWQSLDQQGVFSVTTVVTGLDQRSTYATFGPVASKISFLSHYVYQAPRNRANTYLVDALKKRGAVPDLFDPDGFVAAQMIAHAVQTADGDDVEAMIKALENWTFLAPKGQQLIRAADHAMLQPMFQVKLVGAGGGYEPQSVKNLALQTVVPPVTPFKP from the coding sequence ATGACGTTGAACACACGCGCGATTCTTGGAGCGGCGGTTGGGGTGGCGTTGCTGGTTGCCGCGTGGGGACAGGCGGGGCCAACTCGGGCGGCGGCTGCCGCCAAGACGACCGTGCGGGTCGGTATGGTCTATTCCGGCACCGGGCCGCTGGCGGGCTACGGGGCGCAGTACAAGGACGGATTCGAGGTGGGCCTGGCCTACGCGACCGGAGGGACCGGGACGGTCAACGGCCACAAGATCGACGTCTCGTGGAACGACGACGCCGGGGACCCCGCGAAGGCCGTGTCCGAGGCCAAGGACCTGATCGGTCAGGGGGTCAAGATCCTCGCGGGACCGGTGAGTTCCGCGGTCGCACTTCAGGTGGCGCCCCTCGCCGCCCAGAACAAGGTGCTGCTCATCTCCGGCCCGGCGGCCGCTGACGCGGTCACGGGGCTCAACCGGTACACGTTTCGCTCGGGGCGTCAGACCTACCAGGACATCCTGACGGCGAAGTCCTTCATCGGGGATGTCGGCGGCAAGAAGATCGTCGTGTTTGCCCAGGACTACGCGTTCGGGCAGGCGAACGTCGCGGCCGTCCGGGGCGTGCTGGGTACTGCGGGCGCCCAGGTCAGCCAGATCTTGGTGCCGCTCAGCGCGAACGACTTCACGCCGTTCGCGCTGCAGGTCAAGCAGGCCAAGCCGGATCTGCTCTTCGTGGCGTGGGCCGGAAACACGGCCCCCGCGATGTGGCAGTCGCTGGATCAGCAGGGCGTCTTTTCGGTCACGACGGTCGTGACCGGGCTCGACCAGCGGTCGACGTACGCGACGTTTGGCCCGGTCGCCTCCAAGATCAGTTTCCTGTCGCACTACGTGTATCAGGCGCCGCGCAACAGGGCGAACACCTATCTCGTCGACGCGCTGAAGAAGCGCGGTGCGGTGCCGGATCTCTTCGACCCGGACGGGTTCGTGGCCGCGCAGATGATCGCCCACGCGGTGCAGACCGCGGATGGGGACGACGTGGAGGCGATGATCAAAGCGCTCGAGAACTGGACGTTCTTGGCGCCGAAAGGCCAGCAGTTGATCCGCGCGGCCGATCACGCGATGCTCCAGCCGATGTTTCAGGTCAAACTGGTGGGCGCCGGCGGCGGCTACGAGCCGCAGTCGGTGAAGAACCTTGCGCTCCAAACGGTGGTTCCTCCGGTCACGCCGTTCAAGCCCTGA
- a CDS encoding ABC transporter ATP-binding protein: protein MTALLEAQDLHVVLAGSHILRGVDVVVPEGGVTALLGRNGAGKTTTLRAILGLVPRAGRVRLGGRDVSRASTHAMVQAGIGYVPEGRDVFAGLTVAENLRLAERTAHPRYDQVYEIFPELSARASQRAGTLSGGQQQMVAIARALLNPNRILLVDEPTKGLAPRVVARVIEILAAVSREVTVLLVEQNLAAARGLARHAIVLDQGTTVYAGGFAEFVGDRERVHRHLGVALAPAGP, encoded by the coding sequence GTGACGGCGCTCCTCGAGGCGCAGGATCTCCACGTCGTGCTGGCCGGATCGCACATCCTGCGGGGTGTCGACGTGGTCGTGCCGGAAGGCGGCGTGACCGCGCTGCTCGGCCGCAACGGGGCCGGCAAGACCACGACCCTGCGGGCGATCCTGGGGCTCGTTCCGCGCGCGGGACGGGTGCGGCTCGGGGGCCGCGACGTGAGCCGCGCGTCGACGCACGCGATGGTGCAGGCGGGGATCGGGTACGTCCCCGAGGGGCGCGACGTGTTCGCGGGGTTGACGGTGGCGGAAAACCTGCGGCTCGCGGAACGGACGGCCCATCCGCGCTACGACCAGGTGTACGAGATCTTCCCGGAGCTCAGCGCGCGCGCGTCGCAACGCGCCGGCACGCTCTCGGGAGGACAGCAGCAAATGGTCGCCATCGCCCGCGCGCTACTCAACCCGAACCGGATCTTGTTGGTCGACGAACCGACGAAGGGACTAGCGCCGCGGGTGGTGGCTCGGGTGATCGAGATACTCGCCGCGGTCTCGCGCGAGGTCACGGTCTTGCTGGTGGAGCAGAACCTCGCTGCGGCGAGGGGGCTCGCGCGGCACGCGATCGTGCTCGACCAGGGCACGACCGTGTACGCCGGCGGCTTCGCGGAGTTCGTGGGCGACCGCGAGCGGGTCCACCGCCATCTCGGCGTCGCCCTCGCCCCGGCGGGTCCATGA
- a CDS encoding ABC transporter ATP-binding protein yields MSAGFVLRTDRLSFHIGGVVIVDEVSLDIRRGEFVSVIGPNGAGKTSLFNLLSGLYRATGGRIELDGREMTDTPPARRAQAGLGRTFQMSSIFPALTALENVRLAIQMRSAGAGPFGRSRTDPAETARAREALARVGLERRGADRAGALSHADRRKVELAMLVAPEFGVVLLDEPTAGVSAEDIPLLLRVIRFLHREQGRTVLMVEHRMDVVGELSDRIAVMHHGRLLTCASPGQVIADKAVQEAYLGDAL; encoded by the coding sequence GTGAGCGCGGGGTTCGTTCTGCGGACCGACCGGTTGAGCTTTCACATCGGCGGCGTCGTGATCGTGGATGAGGTCTCTCTCGACATCCGGCGGGGTGAGTTCGTGTCGGTGATCGGCCCGAACGGCGCCGGCAAGACGTCGCTGTTCAATCTCCTCTCGGGGCTGTACCGCGCAACCGGCGGTCGGATTGAGCTGGACGGTCGCGAGATGACCGACACGCCGCCTGCGCGCCGGGCCCAGGCCGGGCTCGGACGCACCTTCCAGATGTCCAGCATCTTCCCGGCGTTGACCGCGCTCGAGAATGTGCGCCTGGCGATTCAGATGCGTTCCGCCGGCGCCGGTCCGTTTGGACGCTCCCGGACGGATCCGGCAGAGACCGCGCGGGCGCGTGAGGCGCTCGCGCGCGTCGGCCTGGAACGGCGCGGGGCCGACCGGGCCGGCGCCCTGAGTCACGCCGACCGGCGCAAGGTGGAGCTCGCGATGCTCGTGGCCCCCGAGTTCGGCGTCGTGCTGCTCGACGAGCCCACCGCCGGCGTGAGCGCGGAGGATATCCCCCTGCTGCTTCGCGTCATCCGATTCCTCCACCGCGAGCAGGGGAGGACCGTGCTCATGGTCGAGCATCGGATGGACGTCGTTGGCGAGCTCTCCGATCGGATCGCGGTCATGCACCACGGGCGTCTTTTGACGTGCGCGTCTCCCGGCCAGGTGATTGCCGACAAGGCGGTGCAGGAAGCCTACCTCGGGGACGCGCTGTGA